In Selenomonas dianae, a genomic segment contains:
- a CDS encoding glutaredoxin family protein: protein MIQVFSFDACPWCTKAKKYLDKKGVTYTVRDIEKEPAAYDDLVKLTGEGACPVILADSGEYVRGFDQPAIDRLLGI, encoded by the coding sequence ATGATTCAGGTTTTTTCGTTCGACGCGTGCCCGTGGTGCACGAAGGCAAAGAAGTATCTCGACAAGAAGGGTGTCACCTACACGGTGCGCGACATCGAGAAGGAGCCCGCCGCCTACGATGATCTCGTAAAGCTCACGGGCGAGGGCGCGTGTCCCGTCATTCTCGCGGACAGCGGCGAGTATGTGCGCGGCTTCGATCAGCCCGCCATCGACCGCCTCCTCGGCATCTAA
- a CDS encoding glutaredoxin family protein, producing MVKVYSITVCPWCVKVKKYLKYRGIPYEEFNIEQDAAAREECRRLSGDTIVPVTTVDGKEFAVSYDRAKLDKILGITT from the coding sequence ATGGTCAAGGTCTACTCCATCACGGTCTGCCCGTGGTGTGTCAAGGTCAAGAAGTACCTCAAATATCGCGGCATCCCCTACGAGGAGTTCAACATCGAGCAGGACGCGGCGGCGCGCGAGGAGTGCCGCCGTCTCTCGGGCGATACCATCGTTCCCGTGACAACGGTGGACGGCAAAGAGTTCGCTGTCAGCTATGACCGCGCAAAACTGGACAAGATTCTCGGGATTACAACATAA
- a CDS encoding diaminopimelate decarboxylase family protein, translated as MNEKTFPLSIEETHALIERYPTPFHIYDEATIRANFRRLRDAFAWAPGFREHFAVKALPNPRIVQILHEEGAGTDCSSLAELLISEAAGVTGEEIMLTSNDTPADEFQKARDLGAVINLDDITHLDYLAKNAGLPEVLSFRYNPGDLIEGNDIIGKPMEAKYGLTRPQLFEAYARAREMGVQHFGLHTMVISAERRTGAFLLTARIMFELAVEMKARLGIHPAFINLGGGFGIPYRPEESPVNYTAVGAGIRRLYNEILAPVGLDDVALRTESGRAMTGDAGWLVSTAIHRKDTYKHYIGLDSCMANLMRPAMYGAYHHITVLGKENAPADHIYDITGSLCENNDKFAIDRALPQIDIGDVVIIHDTGAHGSAMGFNYNGKLHCAELLRRTDGSIELIRRAQTIDDYFATLKYDGGLMQ; from the coding sequence ATGAACGAAAAGACATTTCCGCTCAGCATCGAGGAGACACACGCGCTGATCGAGCGATACCCGACCCCGTTCCACATCTACGACGAGGCGACCATCCGTGCGAATTTCCGCCGTCTGCGCGATGCCTTTGCATGGGCGCCGGGCTTTCGTGAGCACTTCGCCGTGAAGGCGCTGCCGAACCCGCGCATCGTGCAGATCCTCCACGAGGAAGGCGCGGGGACGGACTGCAGCAGCCTCGCCGAACTCCTCATCTCCGAGGCGGCGGGCGTGACGGGCGAGGAGATCATGCTCACCTCGAACGATACCCCCGCCGACGAGTTCCAAAAGGCACGCGACCTCGGCGCGGTCATCAACCTTGACGACATCACGCATCTGGACTATCTGGCAAAGAATGCAGGTCTGCCCGAAGTGCTGAGCTTTCGCTATAACCCGGGCGACCTCATCGAGGGCAACGACATTATCGGCAAGCCGATGGAGGCGAAATACGGGCTGACGCGCCCGCAGCTCTTTGAGGCATATGCGCGTGCGCGGGAGATGGGCGTACAGCACTTCGGGCTGCATACGATGGTGATTTCGGCAGAGCGGCGCACGGGTGCGTTCCTCCTCACGGCGCGGATCATGTTCGAGCTGGCGGTGGAGATGAAGGCGCGGCTCGGCATTCACCCCGCGTTCATCAACCTCGGTGGCGGTTTCGGCATCCCGTACCGCCCCGAGGAAAGCCCCGTCAACTACACCGCCGTCGGCGCGGGCATTCGGCGGCTCTACAACGAGATCCTTGCACCCGTCGGACTGGATGATGTCGCGCTTCGAACGGAGAGCGGGCGTGCCATGACGGGGGATGCGGGCTGGCTCGTCTCCACCGCGATCCATCGGAAGGACACCTATAAACACTACATCGGGCTTGACTCCTGCATGGCGAACCTCATGCGCCCCGCCATGTACGGCGCATATCACCACATCACTGTGCTCGGCAAGGAGAACGCGCCCGCCGACCACATTTATGACATCACGGGCTCGCTCTGTGAGAACAATGACAAATTCGCCATCGACCGCGCCCTCCCGCAGATCGACATCGGCGATGTGGTCATCATCCACGATACGGGCGCACACGGCAGCGCGATGGGGTTCAACTACAACGGCAAACTCCACTGCGCCGAACTCCTGCGCCGCACGGACGGCAGCATCGAACTGATCCGCCGCGCCCAGACGATTGACGATTACTTTGCCACACTGAAATACGATGGCGGGCTGATGCAATAG
- a CDS encoding CBS domain-containing protein produces MFVADCMTKNPVTIRPDAGMDEAEKLMDEGHFRRLPVVEDGKLVGFFTNRDLLRASPSSATTSDRHEVRTLLAKIKVADVMQKNVISVTDTMTIEEAALILERKKIGGLPVLSEGGDLVGIISSTDIFRAFTVVMGLDTGKTRLTIDVADQMGVLRDISTILANLDINIDSMVTLPQPNGTYQIIIRADIDDVDTVKKRLWAKGFTVSHVTRIG; encoded by the coding sequence ATGTTTGTTGCCGACTGTATGACCAAGAATCCCGTCACGATCCGTCCGGACGCGGGCATGGACGAGGCGGAAAAGCTCATGGACGAGGGGCATTTCCGCCGTCTGCCCGTTGTGGAGGACGGGAAGCTCGTCGGCTTTTTCACAAACCGCGATCTCCTGCGCGCCTCGCCCTCGTCGGCGACCACGTCCGACCGCCATGAGGTTCGCACCCTGCTCGCCAAGATCAAGGTCGCGGATGTCATGCAGAAGAACGTCATCTCCGTCACGGACACAATGACGATCGAGGAAGCGGCGCTCATCCTGGAGCGCAAGAAGATCGGCGGTCTGCCCGTCCTCTCCGAGGGAGGCGACCTCGTCGGCATCATCTCCTCCACAGACATCTTCCGCGCGTTCACCGTCGTCATGGGTCTCGACACCGGCAAGACGCGCCTTACCATCGACGTCGCCGACCAAATGGGGGTACTGCGCGACATCTCGACCATCCTTGCCAATCTCGACATCAACATCGACAGCATGGTCACGCTCCCGCAGCCGAACGGCACCTATCAAATCATCATCCGTGCCGACATCGACGACGTGGACACGGTCAAGAAACGCCTCTG